In a single window of the Pseudomonas oryzihabitans genome:
- a CDS encoding ion transporter translates to MDPYPRPGTWRERLYIIIFHTYTPAGKLFDTLLLAVIMASLGVVMLDSIQSIHLRYGSWLYGLEWIFTGLFAIEYLLRVICAPRPRQYVTSFYGLIDLLAVLPAFIALVTPDAQYFLVIRVLRMMRVFRVLKLTPYLSQADFLMVALSSSRQKITVFLLAICTLVTMFGTFMYVIEGPANGFTSIPRSIYWAVVTLTTVGFGDMVPKTALGQTLASMIMITGYSIIAVPTGIFTAELANAMRSATLQRDCPHCQKPTHEPDSSFCNRCGSPLFPRPEAGQQDRSAS, encoded by the coding sequence ATGGATCCCTACCCTCGCCCAGGTACCTGGCGCGAGCGCCTGTACATCATCATCTTCCATACCTATACCCCGGCTGGAAAACTCTTCGACACCCTGCTGCTGGCGGTCATCATGGCCAGCCTCGGCGTGGTGATGCTCGACAGTATCCAGTCCATCCATTTGCGCTACGGCAGCTGGCTCTATGGGCTGGAGTGGATCTTCACCGGCCTCTTCGCGATCGAGTACCTGCTGCGGGTGATCTGCGCGCCTCGGCCGCGGCAGTACGTCACCAGCTTCTATGGCCTCATCGACCTGCTGGCCGTGCTTCCCGCCTTCATCGCGCTGGTGACGCCCGACGCCCAGTACTTCCTGGTCATCCGGGTGCTGCGGATGATGCGGGTGTTCCGGGTGCTCAAACTCACGCCCTACCTGAGCCAGGCGGATTTCCTCATGGTGGCGCTGAGCAGCAGTCGCCAGAAGATCACCGTCTTCCTGCTGGCCATCTGCACCCTGGTGACCATGTTCGGTACCTTCATGTACGTCATCGAAGGACCGGCCAATGGCTTCACCAGTATCCCGCGCAGCATCTACTGGGCGGTGGTGACCCTCACCACCGTGGGCTTCGGCGACATGGTGCCCAAGACCGCCCTGGGCCAGACCCTGGCGAGCATGATCATGATCACCGGTTATTCGATCATCGCCGTGCCCACCGGGATCTTTACCGCGGAGCTGGCCAATGCCATGCGCAGCGCCACCCTGCAGCGCGACTGCCCGCACTGCCAGAAGCCCACCCACGAGCCCGACTCCTCCTTCTGCAACCGTTGCGGCAGCCCACTGTTTCCCCGCCCCGAGGCGGGTCAGCAGGATAGGTCGGCGTCCTAG
- a CDS encoding glutathione S-transferase family protein, protein MLKILGRISSINVRKVLWCLDELGLGYEREDWGAGFRSAQSAEYLQWNPNGQIPVLLDGDFVLWESNSILCYLANAHGGEALYPLAPRDRARVDQWLDWQASELNPAWSYPYLALVKHQPPVPDPQRLQEGVAAWNGRVAILEAHLAQHGPYVAGEHFSLADIVLGLSLHRWRRTPIERIAAPAIEAYLDRLATRPAWACHASDATP, encoded by the coding sequence ATGTTGAAGATCCTAGGTCGCATCTCTTCGATCAATGTGCGCAAGGTGCTCTGGTGCCTGGATGAACTGGGCCTGGGCTATGAGCGCGAGGACTGGGGCGCCGGCTTTCGCTCGGCGCAGTCCGCCGAGTACCTGCAGTGGAATCCCAATGGCCAGATTCCGGTACTGCTGGATGGCGATTTCGTGCTCTGGGAGTCCAACAGCATCCTGTGCTATCTGGCCAATGCCCATGGTGGCGAGGCGCTCTATCCGTTGGCGCCACGGGACAGGGCACGGGTCGATCAGTGGCTGGACTGGCAGGCCAGCGAGCTCAACCCGGCCTGGAGCTATCCCTATCTGGCACTGGTCAAGCATCAGCCGCCAGTGCCAGATCCGCAGCGTCTGCAGGAAGGCGTCGCCGCCTGGAATGGACGCGTCGCCATCCTGGAGGCGCACCTGGCGCAACACGGCCCCTATGTGGCGGGCGAGCACTTCAGCCTGGCCGACATCGTCCTGGGCCTGTCGCTGCATCGCTGGCGGCGCACTCCGATCGAGCGGATCGCGGCGCCGGCGATCGAGGCCTATCTCGACCGCCTGGCCACCCGGCCCGCCTGGGCCTGCCATGCCAGCGACGCCACGCCTTAG
- a CDS encoding DJ-1/PfpI family protein, protein MHLAILTFDGFNELDSLIALGILNRIKRPDWRVSLMAPSPWVTSMNGVRLERQAGFEELAGCAAVLVGSGIRTRELACDAALLEQLAVLDPARQLIGAQCSGTLLLARLGLLDGVPGCTDLTTKPWVQDAGIEVLEQPFFARGNLATAGGCLASSYLAGWAIARLLGREAAVEALHYVAPVGEKEDYVERALGNIEPYLSRQPLEVASAC, encoded by the coding sequence ATGCACCTCGCCATCCTCACCTTCGACGGTTTCAACGAGCTGGACTCCCTGATCGCCCTGGGGATTCTCAATCGCATCAAGCGCCCGGACTGGCGCGTCTCGCTGATGGCGCCCTCGCCCTGGGTGACCTCCATGAATGGCGTCCGCCTGGAGCGGCAGGCGGGCTTCGAGGAGCTGGCCGGCTGCGCCGCCGTGCTGGTGGGCAGTGGCATCCGCACCCGCGAACTCGCCTGCGATGCGGCCCTGCTGGAGCAGCTGGCCGTGCTCGATCCCGCTCGCCAGCTGATCGGTGCCCAGTGTTCCGGCACCCTGCTGCTGGCGCGACTTGGCCTGCTGGACGGCGTGCCCGGCTGCACCGATCTCACCACCAAGCCCTGGGTGCAGGACGCCGGCATCGAGGTACTGGAACAACCGTTCTTCGCCCGTGGCAACCTGGCCACGGCCGGCGGCTGCCTGGCGTCCAGCTACCTGGCCGGCTGGGCCATCGCCCGACTGCTGGGCCGCGAGGCGGCGGTCGAGGCGCTGCACTATGTCGCACCGGTGGGCGAGAAGGAGGACTATGTCGAGCGGGCGCTCGGCAACATCGAGCCCTATCTCAGCCGCCAACCTCTGGAGGTCGCTTCAGCATGTTGA
- a CDS encoding GGDEF domain-containing protein — MDDENRYELHVRRVLRTPLLVLQPLMLVMWPLSLLSNPLIGSPYKPRYFAVMLLLLGVSALLSVVRSARLMSLAFTGNIWALAFAFRIQINDAGDAGLYWNLPVALVFGLGTCGLTYRLSHYLLTLLGTLFILFVGQDQLVPAAMPGPLVGLLLAVALAIGIAYNHASSQGMRRTFSLKERYRLLAETDELTRIANRRKLLREVEAALAASRDTPGHFIMLDIDNFKEINDQYGHQVGDEVLIATAREINQLDPALQGGRLGGEEFGLLIRGQDDARVRALLGTLQTRLAEAAPLGITFSAGVMRLEPNGSLSDLLRRADESLYRAKRQGKDQAVWAA; from the coding sequence ATGGACGATGAAAACCGTTACGAGCTGCACGTCAGGCGAGTGCTGCGCACGCCTCTGCTGGTGCTGCAGCCGTTGATGCTGGTGATGTGGCCGCTGAGCCTGTTGAGCAATCCTCTGATCGGCAGCCCTTACAAGCCACGCTATTTCGCGGTGATGTTGCTTCTACTGGGCGTCAGCGCCCTGCTCAGCGTGGTGCGCAGCGCTCGGTTGATGAGTCTGGCCTTCACCGGCAACATCTGGGCGCTCGCCTTCGCCTTTCGGATCCAGATCAACGATGCGGGTGACGCGGGTCTCTACTGGAATCTGCCCGTCGCCCTGGTCTTCGGCCTGGGTACCTGTGGCCTGACCTATCGCCTCTCCCACTACCTGCTCACCCTGCTGGGCACGCTATTCATCCTCTTCGTCGGCCAGGACCAGCTGGTGCCAGCCGCCATGCCCGGTCCTCTGGTTGGGTTGCTGCTGGCGGTGGCCCTGGCCATCGGCATCGCCTACAACCATGCCAGCAGCCAGGGAATGCGCCGGACCTTCAGCCTCAAGGAGCGCTATCGCCTACTGGCGGAAACGGACGAGCTGACCAGGATCGCCAATCGGCGCAAGCTCCTGCGCGAGGTAGAGGCCGCGCTGGCGGCGAGCCGGGACACACCCGGCCATTTCATCATGCTCGACATCGACAACTTCAAGGAGATCAACGACCAGTACGGCCACCAGGTGGGCGATGAGGTGTTGATCGCCACGGCCCGGGAGATCAACCAGCTCGATCCGGCATTGCAGGGTGGTCGGCTGGGTGGCGAGGAGTTTGGCCTGCTGATTCGCGGACAGGACGATGCCCGGGTACGCGCCTTGCTGGGTACCCTGCAGACGCGGCTGGCCGAGGCCGCCCCCCTGGGCATTACCTTCAGCGCCGGAGTGATGCGTCTGGAGCCAAACGGATCGCTGAGCGACCTGCTACGGCGAGCGGACGAAAGTCTCTATCGGGCCAAGCGACAGGGCAAGGATCAGGCAGTCTGGGCTGCCTGA
- a CDS encoding septal ring lytic transglycosylase RlpA family protein, with amino-acid sequence MFSRPRFLVLLLLLACTACQEKDAKTVAAPIKKEASFEQRGKASFYARKFHGKETASGETFNNNELVAAHKTLPLGTRVKVTNLENDRAVVVRINDRGPYIRGRIIDLSRAAARRVDMVEDGTTAVKVEKLE; translated from the coding sequence GTGTTCAGCCGTCCCAGATTTCTTGTATTGCTCCTGTTGCTCGCCTGCACGGCCTGCCAGGAAAAGGATGCCAAGACCGTCGCTGCACCAATCAAGAAGGAAGCCAGCTTCGAACAGCGCGGCAAGGCCTCCTTCTATGCGCGCAAATTCCATGGCAAGGAAACCGCCAGTGGCGAGACCTTCAACAACAATGAACTGGTTGCCGCCCACAAGACCCTGCCGCTTGGCACCCGGGTCAAGGTGACCAACCTGGAAAACGATCGCGCCGTCGTCGTACGCATCAACGACCGTGGACCCTATATCCGTGGACGCATCATCGACCTCTCGCGTGCCGCTGCCCGGCGAGTGGACATGGTCGAGGATGGCACCACGGCGGTGAAGGTGGAAAAACTGGAGTAG
- the trhA gene encoding PAQR family membrane homeostasis protein TrhA produces MYHGERLNAWTHLVGALLALAGAITLVVLASLQGDPWRIVSVAIYGVALVILYSISTLYHSVKGRAKRLLQKLDHLSIYLLIAGSYTPFCLVTLRGPWGWTLFGIVWGLALFGMAQELKPRSEARILSLVIYAVMGWIVLVAVGPLLDRLGGEGFAWLAAGGVLYTVGILFFVFDDRFRHWHGIWHGFVMAGSALHFVAILRYVLPTP; encoded by the coding sequence ATGTATCACGGCGAACGTCTCAATGCCTGGACCCACCTGGTCGGCGCGCTGCTGGCGCTGGCCGGGGCCATTACCCTGGTGGTGCTGGCCAGCCTGCAGGGTGATCCCTGGCGCATCGTCAGCGTGGCCATCTACGGGGTCGCGCTGGTGATCCTCTACAGCATTTCGACCCTCTACCACAGCGTGAAGGGGCGGGCTAAACGCCTGTTGCAAAAGCTCGATCACCTGTCGATCTACCTGCTCATCGCCGGCAGCTACACGCCGTTCTGCCTGGTGACCTTGCGCGGGCCCTGGGGCTGGACGCTGTTCGGCATCGTCTGGGGCCTGGCCCTGTTCGGGATGGCGCAGGAGCTCAAGCCCCGCTCGGAAGCGCGCATCCTGTCGCTGGTGATCTACGCCGTCATGGGCTGGATCGTGCTGGTGGCGGTGGGGCCGCTGCTGGATCGCCTGGGCGGCGAAGGCTTCGCCTGGCTGGCAGCCGGCGGCGTGCTCTATACCGTCGGCATCCTGTTCTTCGTCTTCGACGATCGTTTTCGTCACTGGCACGGCATCTGGCATGGCTTCGTCATGGCCGGCAGCGCGCTGCACTTCGTCGCCATCCTCAGGTACGTGCTACCGACGCCCTAG
- a CDS encoding cation:proton antiporter, with product MTFLVWVGVLGSLLMILALTSAYLRWLPVTTSVVCLAFGMLISPIGLGLAEVDFQQSANWIGHLTEVAVLFSLFVSGLKLRLSFRRSSWHGAYLLAGPVMVLSIAGVCLVAHYLLGLPWGVALLIGAILAPTDPVLAGLVQVNHAQDFDRVRFGLSGEAGLNDGTAFPFVLLGLLLLQHGEPQWGWTLEWFLKSVLWAVPAGLLLGYTMGKGVGRLMIYLRTRHGDSTISPNDFLALALIALSYVLADEIGGYGFLAVFAAGLGLRQAEVQTSGNAEIPSEQLAQPVIGHLTGAPEHATVAKADDLEEPKMAAGVMMGDMLAFGSLVERSFEVLLVTLLGVVLITHWDSRALLLGALLFAVIRPLGVATMLPFTRIERHQGALIGWFGIRGIGSLYYLCYALTHHVTADWAGTIVDLTLSVVALSIAVHGVSIQPLLDRYERLTARREGSG from the coding sequence ATGACTTTTCTCGTCTGGGTTGGGGTATTGGGATCGCTATTGATGATCCTGGCCCTGACCTCCGCTTATCTCCGTTGGCTGCCGGTGACCACTTCGGTGGTCTGCCTGGCCTTTGGCATGCTCATCAGTCCCATCGGCCTGGGCCTGGCCGAGGTCGACTTCCAGCAGTCGGCGAACTGGATCGGCCACCTCACCGAGGTGGCGGTGCTCTTCTCGCTGTTCGTCAGCGGCCTCAAGCTGCGGCTGTCGTTCCGTCGCTCCTCCTGGCACGGTGCCTACCTCCTGGCCGGGCCGGTGATGGTCCTCAGCATCGCCGGGGTCTGCCTGGTCGCTCACTATCTGCTCGGCCTGCCCTGGGGCGTGGCCCTGCTGATCGGTGCCATCCTCGCGCCTACCGATCCGGTGCTGGCCGGCCTGGTACAGGTCAACCACGCCCAGGATTTCGACCGGGTGCGCTTCGGCCTTTCCGGTGAGGCCGGCCTCAACGACGGCACGGCCTTTCCCTTCGTGCTGCTCGGTCTGCTGCTGTTGCAACATGGCGAGCCCCAGTGGGGCTGGACCCTGGAGTGGTTCCTGAAAAGCGTGCTCTGGGCGGTACCGGCGGGCCTGTTGCTGGGCTACACCATGGGCAAGGGCGTGGGCCGGTTGATGATCTACCTGCGTACCCGGCACGGTGACAGCACCATTTCGCCCAACGACTTCCTCGCCCTGGCGCTGATCGCCCTGTCCTATGTGCTGGCCGACGAGATCGGCGGCTACGGTTTTCTCGCGGTGTTCGCCGCCGGGCTGGGCCTGCGCCAGGCCGAGGTGCAGACCTCCGGCAATGCGGAAATCCCTTCCGAACAACTGGCGCAGCCGGTGATCGGGCATCTCACCGGCGCACCGGAGCACGCCACGGTGGCCAAGGCGGACGATCTCGAAGAGCCCAAGATGGCGGCCGGCGTGATGATGGGCGACATGCTCGCCTTTGGCAGCCTGGTGGAGCGCTCCTTCGAAGTGCTGCTGGTCACCCTGCTCGGCGTGGTGCTCATCACCCACTGGGACAGCCGCGCCCTGCTGCTGGGTGCCTTGCTGTTCGCCGTGATCCGGCCGCTGGGGGTAGCGACCATGCTGCCCTTCACCCGCATCGAGCGGCATCAGGGGGCGCTGATCGGCTGGTTCGGCATTCGTGGAATCGGTAGCCTGTATTATCTGTGCTACGCGCTCACGCATCATGTCACGGCCGACTGGGCCGGGACCATCGTCGACCTTACGCTGTCGGTGGTAGCCCTGAGCATCGCGGTACATGGGGTTTCCATCCAGCCACTGCTCGACCGTTATGAGCGCCTCACCGCCCGTCGCGAGGGCTCAGGCTGA